The Cutaneotrichosporon cavernicola HIS019 DNA, chromosome: 3 region CCAATTCCGGCAGGCGACTCACCGGCTCGAGACTGTGACACTGCCCTTTGGGCCTGCGCCTTGTCCACCGAGCGAGTAGCCCTGCGACTCAGTACCGTCGCGCTCGTAGAGCTTGGGTGCCCAGATCTCCAGCTGCGAGTCGTTGGAGAAGCTCTCGTCAAGTGCGCCCGCAACCGCACCAGTGACGATGAGGGGCTCAGAAGCGGAGGAAGGGTCCCAGGCGAAGGTCGCCGTGCGCGCgatgtccttgagcttcATGCTGCCGGACGTGcgggtggggggggggggggggaggttgaaaggaaggggagggggaggcgaTTGCCTGGGAGATGTGGGTGTGTGTagatggagagatgagTTCTTTAGCAAGTTACAGTTATATCGACGTGGTGTCGTGACGTTGGACAACTGAGCTGATCAACTCGGGCGCGCTGGGCACAAGGCGGGCGGTCACTCTCGGCGCTaggtggggagggtgcATCGCTGGCATGTTGGTATTAACTTAGTACCACGCGTCATCTGCGCGCCTATTCTCGTTTAATTATCTAAATGGGGAGGAATAGATTCAAATTCTAGGCATGCGTTGGGTCATCCAGTCCTTCCTAGATTTCGATGAAACGCCTAACTTCCACGTGTCTCACAGGGTGAGTGCCGAGTATCGTGCCTGGACAAAAGTTCGCGACCACTGGGCAACTTGATCCCAGCACTATCTCGAGCCACAACATCCACTACGATATAGCCATGGCCGACCCCTTCTTCCAGTCGACaaagaagcgcaagcgcccATCCAACAACGCGCGAGGAAGCGGCCCCTCACGCGTTCCTCACGCTTCCCAGGAGCAGGTTAAGGCCGCGcgggacgaggagctctCTTCGGGCGATGAGGGTGGTCTCGAGGCGATCGACGACATCGACTTCCAGAAGGACCGGATGCCGCACActctcgacgacgccgacttTGTCGATGCCAACGAGACTGCAGCAGAGAAGCGTgtccgcctcgctcgcggcTATCTCGACAAGGTTCGGGCAGaggtggcggcgcagcgcgagACGGGCGACTATGATGCTGAGGAGATTGACCGCGAACTGATTGCCGGCCGTTTAAGGCAAGAGGTGGTGCGTATTAAGGCTGAGGGATAAAGAAGAGGATAGGAGGCTGACTgcaggacgaggcggaggggcgCATCCACCGGTTCTACTCTGCCGCCGAGTCCAGCGGGAGTCGCTTCCAGAGCACGCAGCACCCCCCGACTGGGATCGCGATGACGGCCGCGGGACCAATTTACACGTCAATGAAGAACGGGTCTGTTCTCCGGTTCGATCGGGAGACACTGGCACACAGCacgctgcgcgccgagggcggcggaCACAAAGGCGCGGTGCTGTGTATCGCGGCAAGTGAGGACGGCAAGTGGGTCGTGACGGGCGGACAGGACAAGATTGTGGGCGTGTGGGACATGTCTAGTGACGAGCCGCGGTGGGCCGCTGGCATGCGGGGACACAAGGACGCCGTGAGCGTGAGTTCCATCCCATCTGCGCAATATAGCTAATGACAGTCCGTGGTGATTCCGCCACTTTCCAACGCTTCGGCGCACGTCCTCTCGGCATCGCTGGGCCGCCACCTCACCCTTCACTCCCTCTCAACCTTGAGCGCACTGGATACCTTCTTTGGACACCAGGACTCGATCACGAGCGTCTCGGCACTCAAGCCTACCACGTGTGTCACGGCCGGCAGCCGCGACCGCACCTGCCGCTGGTGGaaagtcgaggaggaggtgcagctcgtccttcgcagcggcggcaagACCAAGGCAGACGGGCGCGAGTTCTTTGAGGGATCTGTTGACGTCGTTTGCGCACTTGACGACTCTCATTTCGTCAGCGGTGGCGACTCGGGCACTCTTGCGCTCTGGAGTAcgggcaagaagaagccgCAGTTCTCGCACCACCTCGCGCACGGCTTGGATACCGAGGGACGCAACCTCTTCCCGTCCACGGTCGAGCCTAGCCCGCGCTGGATCACGGCGCTTGCTGCCATCCGCGGGACAAACCTCGTCGTGAGTGGGTCGTGGGACGGCCGGATACGCTTCTGGGCTATCGACCGCAACCTGAGGACTTTCAAGCCTGCGGGAGAAATTGCCGTTGACGGCTTCATCAACGACATCCAGATCCTCGCGCTCCCGGAGGGTGTGGTACTCGTCGCGGCAGTTGGCAAGGAGCCACGCCTGGGACGATGGTTGACACTCGACCGGGCCAAGAACGGCGTGTTTGTGGCCAAGATCGACCTCAcgatggccgaggaggacgaagagTAAATCATTAGAGCAGTTGTGTTTATCCCATGCATAGTTGGAGATCAGTACGGTGCGGTGAACCTGGTGTCCTGGCGGCATGGAACAACCTGCCCACCGCCGTCGAGCCCACGACAGCGATCGAGGGCTGCCCGGTTTGACAATGTACATGCAACGCTACAATGATGAAATGGGATGATGCTTTCAGGAATAGCGGATGAAATGAGtagagaggagaggatgcTACCACAATGTTAATCGGCAAGGAGACTGGTGTACCGACGCACAGGCCGCCACGCCATGTCACGAGTTGTTTGTGATGCTTGGCACGCAGAGGCTTTTGAGGACCAAGCGTAGGCGGCGATGCGTTCCCGCACTTACAGGCGCCAGCTTACGACGCGCGAGTGCATTCATCGCT contains the following coding sequences:
- the RRP9 gene encoding uncharacterized protein (WD domain, G-beta repeat); the encoded protein is MADPFFQSTKKRKRPSNNARGSGPSRVPHASQEQVKAARDEELSSGDEGGLEAIDDIDFQKDRMPHTLDDADFVDANETAAEKRVRLARGYLDKVRAEVAAQRETGDYDAEEIDRELIAGRLRQEVDEAEGRIHRFYSAAESSGSRFQSTQHPPTGIAMTAAGPIYTSMKNGSVLRFDRETLAHSTLRAEGGGHKGAVLCIAASEDGKWVVTGGQDKIVGVWDMSSDEPRWAAGMRGHKDAVSSVVIPPLSNASAHVLSASLGRHLTLHSLSTLSALDTFFGHQDSITSVSALKPTTCVTAGSRDRTCRWWKVEEEVQLVLRSGGKTKADGREFFEGSVDVVCALDDSHFVSGGDSGTLALWSTGKKKPQFSHHLAHGLDTEGRNLFPSTVEPSPRWITALAAIRGTNLVVSGSWDGRIRFWAIDRNLRTFKPAGEIAVDGFINDIQILALPEGVVLVAAVGKEPRLGRWLTLDRAKNGVFVAKIDLTMAEEDEE